The Papio anubis isolate 15944 chromosome 1, Panubis1.0, whole genome shotgun sequence genome window below encodes:
- the AURKAIP1 gene encoding aurora kinase A-interacting protein produces MLLGRLTSQLLRAVPWAGGRPPWPVSGVLGSRACGPLYSTPPAGPGRAASLPRKGAQLELEEMLVPRKMCVSPLESWLTARCFLPRLDSGTGGPVAPPQSHQCPPSPIGEGAEQGDEGVGDAPQIQCKNVLKIRRRKMNRHKYRKLVKRTRFLRKKIREGRLKRKQIKFEKDLRRIWLKAGLKEAPEGWQTPNIYLRSK; encoded by the exons ATGCTCCTGGGGCGCCTGACCTCCCAGCTGCTGAGGGCCGTTCCCTGGGCAG GCGGCCGCCCGCCCTGGCCCGTCTCTGGAGTGCTGGGCAGCCGGGCCTGCGGGCCCCTTTACAGCACACCGCCGGCCGGCCCAGGTAGGGCGGCCTCCCTCCCTCGCAAGGGGGCccagctggagctggaggagaTGCTGGTCCCCAGGAAGATGTGCGTCAGCCCCCTGGAGAGCTGGCTCACGGCCCGCTGCTTCCTGCCCAGACTGGATAGCGGGACCGGAGGCCCCGTGGCTCCACCCCAGTCCCACCAGTGTCCGCCCAGCCCGATAGGGGAAGGGGCCGAGCAGGGGGATGAAGGCGTCGGGGATGCGCCTCAAATTCAGTGCAAAAACGTGCTGAAGATCCGCCGGCGGAAGATGAACCGCCACAAGTACCGGAAGCTGGTGAAGAGGACGCGGTTCCTGCGGAAGAAGATCCGGGAAGGACGCCTGAAACGCAAGCAG ATCAAGTTCGAGAAAGACCTGAGGCGCATCTGGCTGAAGGCGGGGCTGAAGGAAGCCCCCGAAGGCTGGCAGACCCCCAACATCTACCTGCGGAGCAAATGA
- the MXRA8 gene encoding LOW QUALITY PROTEIN: matrix remodeling-associated protein 8 (The sequence of the model RefSeq protein was modified relative to this genomic sequence to represent the inferred CDS: inserted 2 bases in 1 codon) — MALPSRILLWKLALLQSSAVLLHSGSSVPAAAGSSGGMPVAVTGPGAGAIAACXEPRMVWTQDRLHDRQRVLHWDLRGPGGGPARRLLDLYSAGEQRVYEARDRGRLELSASAFDDGNFSLLIRAVEETDAGLYTCNLHHHYCHLYESLAVRLEVTDGPPATPAYWDGEKEVLAVARGAPALLTCVNRGHMWTDRHVEEAQQVVHWDRQPPGVPHDRADRLLDLYASGERRAYGPLFLRDRVAVGADAFERGDFSLRIEPLEAADEGTYSCHLHHHYCGLHERRVFHLTVAEPHAEPPPRGSPGNGSSHSGAPGPDPTLARGHNVINVIVPESRAHFFQQLGYVLATLLLFILLLVTVLLAARRRRGGYEYSDQKSGKSKGKDVNLAEFAVAAGDQTLYRSEDIQLDYKNNILKERAELAHSPLPAKYIDLDKGFRKEYCK, encoded by the exons ATGGCGCTGCCATCCCGAATCCTGCTGTGGAAACTTGCGCTTCTGCAGA GCTCTGCTGTCCTTCTGCACTCAG GGTCCTCAGTGCCCGCCGCTGCTGGCAGCTCCGGTGGTATGCCGGTCGCGGTGACTGGGCCAGGCGCCGGGGCGATCGCTGCTTG TGAGCCGCGCATGGTGTGGACCCAGGACCGGCTGCACGACCGCCAGCGCGTGCTCCACTGGGACCTGCGCGGCCCCGGGGGCGGCCCTGCGCGGCGCCTGCTGGACTTGTACTCGGCGGGCGAGCAGCGCGTGTACGAGGCGCGGGACCGCGGTCGCCTGGAGCTCTCGGCCTCAGCCTTCGACGACGGCAACTTCTCGCTGCTCATCCGCG CGGTGGAGGAGACGGACGCGGGGCTGTACACCTGCAATCTGCACCACCACTACTGCCACCTCTACGAGAGCCTGGCCGTCCGCCTGGAGGTCACCGACGGCC CCCCGGCCACCCCCGCCTACTGGGACGGCGAGAAGGAGGTGTTGGCGGTGGCGCGCGGCGCGCCCGCGCTCCTGACTTGCGTGAACCGCGGGCACATGTGGACCGACCGGCACGTGGAGGAGGCGCAGCAGGTGGTGCACTGGGATCGGCAGCCGCCCGGGGTCCCGCACGACCGCGCGGACCGCCTGCTGGACCTGTACGCGTCGGGCGAGCGCCGCGCCTACGGGCCCCTTTTCCTGCGCGACCGCGTGGCCGTGGGCGCAGACGCCTTTGAGCGCGGTGACTTCTCGCTGCGCATCGAGCCGCTGGAGGCCGCCGACGAGGGCACCTACTCCTGCCACCTGCACCACCACTACTGCGGCCTGCACGAACGCCGCGTCTTCCACCTGACGGTCGCCGAACCCCACGCGGAGCCGCCCCCCCGGGGCTCTCCGGGCAACGGCTCCAGCCACAGCGGCGCCCCAGGTCCAG ACCCCACACTGGCTCGCGGCCACAACGTCATAAACGTCATCGTCCCCGAGAGCCGAGCCCACTTCTTCCAGCAGCTGGGCTACGTGCTGGCCACGCTGCTGCTCTTCATCCTGCTGCTGGTCACCGTCCTCCTGGCCGCCCGCAGGCGCCGCGGAG GCTACGAATACTCGGACCAGAAGTCGGGAAAGTCAAAGGG GAAGGATGTGAATTTGGCGGAGTTCGCTGTGGCTGCAGGGGACCAGACACTTTACAGGAGTGAGGACATCCAGCTAG ATTACAAAAACAACATCTTGAAGGAGAGGGCAGAGCTGGCCCACAGCCCCCTCCCTGCCAAGTACATCGACCTAGACAAAG GGTTCCGGAAGGAGTACTGCAAATAG